The Lycium barbarum isolate Lr01 chromosome 12, ASM1917538v2, whole genome shotgun sequence genome includes a region encoding these proteins:
- the LOC132623674 gene encoding uncharacterized protein LOC132623674 encodes MGSDGSRSTSSSSSEEDGDAEWRAAIDSLAATTTFGKTTHSSATPTNGESVSQEDQIDTLRPKKLKYYQIKAQKTLEDMLDKTIEIVRDPDHASQEEPSVNGGGIRLFKRAPPGIVFDHTDELQQPRKKPRIRPGKEFDENSKEFKNQIKIVAVDGMDILAASKNAYQKLLARIEAREAAAKAAAKREEERVAALKKIRGERWLPSVARDMQLRLQRR; translated from the exons ATGGGTAGTGATGGGAGTAGAAGCACGAGTAGCAGCAGCAGTGAAGAGGATGGAGATGCTGAATGGAGAGCCGCCATAGATTCTCTTGCTGCTACTACTACTTTTGGCAAAACTACTCATTCCTCAGCCACTCCTACTAACGGAGAATCTGTTTCCCAAGAAGATCAAATTGATACTTTACGACCCAAGAAGCTCAAATATTATCAAATAAAG GCTCAGAAGACTTTGGAAGACATGCTAGACAAGACTATAGAAATAGTGAGAGATCCTGATCATGCTTCACAGGAAGAACCCTCAGTGAACGGAGGTGGAATCCGGTTGTTTAAGCGTGCTCCACCTGGGATTGTGTTTGATCACACag ATGAACTCCAACAACCCAGAAAGAAACCAAGAATTCGTCCTGGGAAGGAATTTGATGAGAACTCAAAAGAG TTTAAAAACCAAATCAAGATCGTTGCTGTTGATGGGATGGACATTTTAGCTGCATCAAAAAATGCTTACCAGAAATTGTTGGCTAGAATAGAAGCAAGAGAAGCAGCAGCCAAAGCAGCTGCTAAAAGAGAGGAAGAAAGAGTTGCAGCGTTAAAAAAAATTAGGGGGGAGAGATGGCTCCCTTCTGTGGCCAGAGATATGCAGTTAAGGCTTCAACGACGTTGA
- the LOC132624705 gene encoding uncharacterized protein LOC132624705 yields MGCCNPRTKKALKIGCGITAILLIILLVVGIILYFTILKPKDPKVTTQSVTLESIRFEPFPAFHLNVTIGLILTIHNRNYGSFKYDSSRAYVTYHGDPAAEAPIEADTIPARADHDLNTTVLIDSDGFSKNPDFLGDVFSGCWNFTSLTTLHGKVTVWKVLKLKATTVSTCDISVFIKFQNASSVCKSKIKF; encoded by the coding sequence ATGGGATGTTGCAACCCAAGGACAAAAAAAGCCCTCAAAATAGGCTGTGGCATCACAGCAATTCTCCTAATTATTCTTCTAGTAGTTGGCATTATCCTATATTTCACTATCCTTAAGCCAAAAGATCCAAAAGTCACAACTCAGTCTGTCACATTAGAGTCCATAAGATTTGAGCCATTTCCAGCATTTCACCTCAACGTCACAATTGGCCTAATCCTCACTATCCATAACAGGAATTATGGTAGTTTCAAGTATGACAGTAGCAGAGCTTATGTGACTTATCACGGTGATCCAGCAGCAGAAGCACCAATTGAAGCAGACACCATCCCAGCTAGAGCAGATCATGATTTGAACACAACTGTGCTAATTGATTCAGATGGTTTCTCTAAGAATCCTGATTTCTTAGGAGATGTATTTTCTGGTTGCTGGAATTTTACTTCGTTAACCACTTTACATGGGAAGGTCACTGTGTGGAAAGTCTTGAAGCTCAAAGCCACAACAGTTAGCACCTGTGACATTTCAGTTTTcatcaaattccagaatgcaagTTCTGTCTGCAAATCCAAAATTAAGTTCTGA
- the LOC132622679 gene encoding adenylyl-sulfate kinase 3 isoform X2 produces MMTAIGNGSLIYCAQPEFDCAKTWSTKLGVLKLGACNCSLGFNITGTSFLAHTETCTTSRINGKAGCNSNDEMTVNDCRSFSGKSIPRMSTNWNSANIVWHKCSVEKSDREELLKQRGCVIWITGLSGSGKSTVACALSRGLHARGKLTYILDGDNVRHGLNRDLSFAAEDRAENIRRIGEVAKLLADAGVICIASLISPYRKERDACRALLPEGDFIEVFMDVPLHVCEARDPKGLYKLARAGFTGIDDPYEPPPKSEIVLRQNQGLCDSPNDLADVVISYLDKKGYLKA; encoded by the exons ATGATGACTGCCATAGGAAACGGTTCGTTGATTTATTGTGCTCAGCCGGAATTTGACTGTGCTAAGACATGGTCGACCAAGTTAGGGGTTTTAAAGCTAGGGGCATGTAATTGCTCATTGGGCTTCAACATTACCGGTACCAGCTTCTTAGCGCATACGGAGACTTGTACAACGTCTCGTATCAACGGAAAAGCCGGATGCAATTCAAACGATGAAATGACTGTAAATGATTGTCGTAGCTTTTCTG GTAAAAGTATACCTCGGATGTCTACAAACTGGAATTCAGCAAACATTGTTTGGCACAAATGCTCTGTAGAGAAAAGCGACAGAGAGGAGTTGCTTAAGCAAAGGGGTTGTGTTATATGGATTACTGGTCTCAGTGGTTCAG GGAAGAGCACCGTGGCATGTGCTCTAAGTCGTGGTTTACATGCTAGAGGAAAACTCACTTACATCCTTGATGGTGATAATGTTCGCCATGGTCTGAATCGTGATCTTAGTTTTGCAGCTGAAGATCGGGCAGAAAATATAAGGCGGATCG GGGAAGTGGCTAAGCTTTTAGCGGATGCTGGAGTTATTTGCATTGCCAGTTTGATATCTCCCTACAGAAAGGAGCGAGATGCCTGCCGTGCTTTACTACCTGAAGGGGATTTCATTGAG GTGTTCATGGATGTTCCTCTACATGTATGTGAGGCAAGGGACCCTAAGGGATTGTATAAGCTTGCTCGAGCAGG CTTTACTGGTATTGATGATCCATATGAGCCACCCCCGAAATCAGAG ATAGTGTTGCGTCAGAACCAAGGGCTATGTGATTCTCCTAATGACTTGGCTGATGTTGTCATCTCATACTTGGATAAAAAAGGATACCTGAAAGCTTAA
- the LOC132622679 gene encoding adenylyl-sulfate kinase 3 isoform X1, producing the protein MMTAIGNGSLIYCAQPEFDCAKTWSTKLGVLKLGACNCSLGFNITGTSFLAHTETCTTSRINGKAGCNSNDEMTVNDCRSFSGKSIPRMSTNWNSANIVWHKCSVEKSDREELLKQRGCVIWITGLSGSGKSTVACALSRGLHARGKLTYILDGDNVRHGLNRDLSFAAEDRAENIRRIGEVAKLLADAGVICIASLISPYRKERDACRALLPEGDFIEVFMDVPLHVCEARDPKGLYKLARAGKINGFTGIDDPYEPPPKSEIVLRQNQGLCDSPNDLADVVISYLDKKGYLKA; encoded by the exons ATGATGACTGCCATAGGAAACGGTTCGTTGATTTATTGTGCTCAGCCGGAATTTGACTGTGCTAAGACATGGTCGACCAAGTTAGGGGTTTTAAAGCTAGGGGCATGTAATTGCTCATTGGGCTTCAACATTACCGGTACCAGCTTCTTAGCGCATACGGAGACTTGTACAACGTCTCGTATCAACGGAAAAGCCGGATGCAATTCAAACGATGAAATGACTGTAAATGATTGTCGTAGCTTTTCTG GTAAAAGTATACCTCGGATGTCTACAAACTGGAATTCAGCAAACATTGTTTGGCACAAATGCTCTGTAGAGAAAAGCGACAGAGAGGAGTTGCTTAAGCAAAGGGGTTGTGTTATATGGATTACTGGTCTCAGTGGTTCAG GGAAGAGCACCGTGGCATGTGCTCTAAGTCGTGGTTTACATGCTAGAGGAAAACTCACTTACATCCTTGATGGTGATAATGTTCGCCATGGTCTGAATCGTGATCTTAGTTTTGCAGCTGAAGATCGGGCAGAAAATATAAGGCGGATCG GGGAAGTGGCTAAGCTTTTAGCGGATGCTGGAGTTATTTGCATTGCCAGTTTGATATCTCCCTACAGAAAGGAGCGAGATGCCTGCCGTGCTTTACTACCTGAAGGGGATTTCATTGAG GTGTTCATGGATGTTCCTCTACATGTATGTGAGGCAAGGGACCCTAAGGGATTGTATAAGCTTGCTCGAGCAGGAAAGATAAATG GCTTTACTGGTATTGATGATCCATATGAGCCACCCCCGAAATCAGAG ATAGTGTTGCGTCAGAACCAAGGGCTATGTGATTCTCCTAATGACTTGGCTGATGTTGTCATCTCATACTTGGATAAAAAAGGATACCTGAAAGCTTAA